In Triticum urartu cultivar G1812 chromosome 6, Tu2.1, whole genome shotgun sequence, the following proteins share a genomic window:
- the LOC125512922 gene encoding laccase-19-like gives MPPVAAGLVVFFFAVLLSAAAGGDAAVVEHTFVVNQVRMRHLCNDTLVTVVNGQFPGTAVEATEGDTVVVHLVNQSPYGITIHWHGVKQRLTCWADGAGMITQCPIQPNTTFTYRFDVTGQEGTLWWHSHVSALRATLHGIIVIRPRSGAYPFPKPDVEVPVIIGEWWQRDLVKVDQNFSIGGSFEDNPAAIAINGKLGDLYNCSGVAEDNFVLDVEPGKTYMLRLVNAALFSEYYFKVAGHKLTVVGADANYVRPFTTDVVAVAAGETIDVLMVADARPCRYYMAALANQPPVPDPQIPEFVSRGVVQYKNIPSDAQNCTEKSPLMPAMPDQHDTITTFYFHGNLTGLQPGGNPLLPQVRDRVDERLFLTLGKGSMCTNNKTSCKRGGNPESFEVAYINNVSFHLPETTAVLQARYYGGKLNNNGVPVQDLPSRPPRAFNFTDPVLIPVVPGGKMEELEPTRKATMTRRFAHNATVEVVFQSTATMQSDSNPMHLHGHDFFVLAQGHGNYDAARDVRSYNLVDPPMKNTVQVPRLGWAAIRFVADNPGAWFLHCHFEFHMAMGMAAVFEVDNGPTLETTLPPPPSDLPKCTR, from the exons ATGCCCCCCGTGGCAGCAGGCCTcgtcgtcttcttcttcgccgtcctCCTCTCGGCGGCTGCTGGCGGCGATGCGGCTGTTGTCGAGCACACGTTCGTTGTGAACCAGGTGCGCATGCGGCATCTGTGCAACGACACGCTGGTGACGGTGGTGAACGGGCAGTTCCCCGGCACGGCGGTGGAGGCCACGGAAGGCGACACCGTCGTCGTCCACCTCGTTAACCAGTCACCCTACGGAATAACAATCCACTG GCATGGCGTGAAGCAGCGGCTGACGTGCTGGGCGGACGGAGCCGGTATGATAACGCAGTGCCCGATCCAGCCCAACACGACCTTCACCTACCGGTTCGACGTCACCGGGCAGGAGGGCACCCTGTGGTGGCATTCCCACGTCTCCGCGCTCCGGGCCACCCTGCACGGCATCATCGTCATCCGCCCCAGGTCCGGCGCCTACCCGTTTCCCAAGCCCGACGTGGAGGTCCCGGTCATCATCGGTGAGTGGTGGCAGAGGGACCTCGTCAAGGTGGACCAGAACTTCTCCATCGGGGGCTCGTTTGAAGATAACCCCGCCGCCATCGCCATCAACGGCAAGCTCGGAGACCTCTACAACTGCTCCG GCGTAGCAGAGGACAACTTCGTGCTGGACGTGGAGCCCGGCAAGACGTACATGCTGCGGCTGGTGAACGCGGCGCTCTTCTCCGAGTACTACTTCAAGGTCGCCGGGCACAAGCTCACAGTGGTCGGCGCCGACGCCAACTACGTGAGGCCCTTCACCACGGACGTTGTGGCTGTCGCGGCCGGCGAGACCATTGACGTGCTCATGGTCGCCGACGCCCGACCCTGCCGGTACTACATGGCTGCCCTGGCCAACCAGCCGCCGGTGCCTGACCCGCAGATCCCGGAATTCGTCTCCAGAGGGGTGGTGCAGTACAAGAACATCCCCAGCGATGCGCAAAACTGCACAGAGAAATCGCCTCTCATGCCTGCTATGCCTGACCAGCACGACACGATCACGACCTTCTACTTCCATGGAAATCTCACCGGCCTGCAGCCTGGTGGTAACCCGCTGCTGCCTCAGGTCCGGGATCGTGTGGACGAGCGGCTGTTCCTCACGCTGGGCAAGGGCTCCATGTGCACGAACAACAAAACGTCCTGCAAGCGAGGAGGAAACCCGGAGTCCTTCGAGGTGGCCTACATCAACAACGTGTCCTTCCACCTCCCGGAGACCACGGCGGTGCTCCAAGCGCGATACTACGGCGGCAAGTTGAACAACAACGGCGTGCCGGTGCAGGACCTGCCCAGCAGGCCGCCAAGGGCGTTCAACTTCACCGACCCGGTGCTCATACCGGTCGTGCCCGGCGGCAAGATGGAGGAGCTCGAGCCCACGCGCAAGGCCACCATGACGCGCCGGTTCGCGCATAACGCCACCGTGGAGGTGGTCTTCCAGAGCACGGCCACCATGCAGAGCGACTCCAACCCGATGCACCTCCACGGCCACGACTTCTTCGTGCTCGCGCAGGGCCACGGCAACTACGACGCCGCCCGGGACGTCAGGAGCTACAACCTCGTGGACCCGCCCATGAAGAACACCGTGCAGGTGCCGAGGCTCGGGTGGGCCGCCATCCGCTTCGTCGCCGACAACCCCGGGGCGTGGTTCCTGCACTGCCACTTCGAGTTCCACATGGCCATGGGCATGGCCGCCGTGTTTGAGGTGGACAACGGACCCACGCTCGAGACCACTCTCCCACCACCACCTTCGGATCTGCCGAAGTGCACGAGATAG